The Spirosoma radiotolerans genome has a window encoding:
- a CDS encoding helix-turn-helix transcriptional regulator: MIQHDHPQQFLQFVDKIGYDIGPDTAENLTMYAQKSFDFFPELAMFTASYLVKKTFTRQTTAPKFINRSICFFFKNMISDDDAGIGERSRLSPDDKPFIRVFPSTHTYTSLFKENSRVVIVAVLVQADYLKSFLGDDADQFQFLLDTPTDFLLEEVMTDDMISTLNSIARKEPPGLLPAYYYRLKAMELLFYLFQRLSKREKTVQQTFSEQDIVSIYKVRDQLVSCLAKPSSISELTRVAGMNALKMRTLFKQVFGQGIYDYYQHVRMQEAARLLRIPNHSVAEVGSQLGYENLSHFSRVFEKHIGQKPKKFSTSAR; encoded by the coding sequence ATGATTCAACATGACCATCCGCAACAGTTCCTCCAGTTTGTCGATAAAATAGGCTACGATATCGGGCCAGACACGGCCGAGAACCTGACCATGTACGCCCAAAAAAGTTTCGACTTCTTTCCTGAACTAGCCATGTTCACGGCTTCGTACTTGGTGAAGAAAACGTTCACTCGCCAAACGACGGCCCCCAAATTCATCAACAGGAGCATTTGCTTCTTTTTCAAAAATATGATCTCCGATGATGACGCTGGGATTGGCGAACGAAGTCGGCTATCACCGGATGACAAACCCTTTATCCGCGTCTTTCCATCAACGCATACCTACACCAGTCTTTTTAAAGAGAATTCCCGGGTGGTGATCGTGGCGGTCCTGGTTCAGGCGGATTATTTGAAATCCTTCCTGGGTGACGATGCCGACCAGTTTCAATTTTTGCTTGATACCCCCACTGATTTTCTCCTTGAGGAGGTGATGACCGACGATATGATTAGCACACTGAATAGTATTGCGAGGAAGGAGCCACCCGGTTTACTACCGGCTTATTACTACCGACTGAAGGCGATGGAATTACTTTTTTATTTGTTTCAGCGTCTTAGCAAACGAGAAAAAACAGTCCAGCAGACATTCAGTGAGCAGGATATCGTATCGATCTATAAGGTACGCGATCAACTAGTTAGCTGCCTGGCTAAACCCAGTTCGATCAGCGAATTGACACGAGTGGCGGGCATGAATGCGCTAAAAATGCGCACCTTGTTTAAGCAAGTTTTCGGCCAGGGTATTTATGATTACTATCAGCATGTACGCATGCAGGAAGCGGCCCGGTTGCTGCGCATTCCAAATCACTCGGTAGCCGAGGTGGGCTCTCAGTTGGGTTATGAAAATCTGAGTCATTTCAGCCGCGTTTTTGAAAAGCATATCGGCCAGAAGCCCAAGAAAT
- a CDS encoding FAD-dependent monooxygenase — translation MEKQVLIVGASIAGLTLAYWLNRQGYQVTLVEIANGLRRGGSPIDVRGDALTVAREMGILDQIKAYEFVHTDEIVNANDKPIVQFSINAQAEYTGDIEIHRDDLVNILYQAIPAKAVEFLFKNRIETLIQTDDSVAVRFQTGERREFAFVFGADGTHSTVRKLVFGPEAQFARFFGAYFALAEAPAIKANSLNSATLYQEVGKTAMLYSFKNAVHAGLLFRSSRLDYDYRNRDQHKQILRDHFDNGLWKIPQILAAMLASNELYFDEVVQIQMPTWTKGRVALVGDAAHTTGFPTGMGTSLAMQGAARLAFELDTFKESYPAAFASYYQTFQPFVVSVQARIERGLNWLLPPTEAALEEAIKRFL, via the coding sequence ATGGAGAAGCAAGTTTTGATAGTCGGGGCTAGTATCGCGGGATTAACGCTGGCCTATTGGCTAAACCGACAGGGGTACCAGGTAACCCTGGTTGAAATCGCCAACGGGCTTCGACGGGGCGGCTCGCCCATTGATGTTCGGGGCGATGCCCTGACGGTGGCCAGGGAAATGGGTATTCTGGATCAAATTAAGGCCTACGAATTTGTGCATACCGATGAGATCGTTAATGCCAATGATAAACCCATTGTGCAGTTTTCCATCAATGCCCAGGCCGAGTATACAGGTGATATTGAGATCCACCGGGACGATTTAGTCAATATACTCTATCAGGCAATCCCGGCCAAAGCGGTCGAGTTTCTATTTAAGAATCGAATTGAGACGCTGATCCAAACCGACGATAGCGTTGCCGTCAGGTTTCAAACCGGCGAGCGTCGAGAGTTTGCCTTCGTATTTGGGGCGGATGGTACGCATTCAACGGTGCGGAAACTCGTGTTCGGGCCCGAAGCCCAATTTGCCCGCTTTTTTGGGGCTTACTTTGCTCTGGCTGAAGCCCCAGCGATTAAAGCCAACAGCCTAAATTCGGCTACCCTCTACCAGGAAGTAGGCAAAACAGCCATGCTGTATTCATTTAAAAACGCGGTTCATGCGGGCCTTCTTTTCCGCTCGTCGAGGCTAGACTATGACTATCGCAACCGGGATCAACATAAACAAATTCTGAGGGACCATTTCGATAATGGCTTGTGGAAGATTCCTCAAATTTTAGCGGCAATGCTGGCTTCCAATGAGTTATACTTCGATGAAGTTGTGCAAATTCAAATGCCCACCTGGACAAAAGGGCGGGTGGCCCTGGTGGGCGACGCGGCTCACACCACCGGCTTTCCCACCGGCATGGGTACCAGTTTGGCTATGCAGGGAGCGGCTCGTTTAGCCTTCGAACTCGATACGTTTAAAGAGAGTTATCCTGCCGCCTTTGCGAGCTATTATCAAACCTTTCAGCCGTTTGTGGTGAGTGTTCAGGCGCGCATTGAGCGGGGTCTGAATTGGTTGTTACCCCCAACAGAGGCCGCTCTTGAGGAGGCTATTAAACGATTTCTCTGA
- a CDS encoding SDR family oxidoreductase: MILVTGATGNLGKTTINSLLDRGIATTDITALVRDETKATELKAKGVQVRIGDYQNFESLKSAFQGVNKLLLVSSSADIDRRFEQHKNAIDAAQETGVSHIIYTSFEMNDLRQSSMTEDVQYHAYTADYLKQIGVPYTLMNNTLYADMIPIFVGKDILDKGVSIPAGNGRTPFLPIAEMAEALAVVLTTPGHENKEYIIAAETAFSFAEIADILSAITGKTIAYYQPEASSYVAQLVQTGVSEDDAAYVARFSRAIANGEFNTNKSDVKHLLGRSPIRIEDFLRNTYNK, from the coding sequence ATGATTTTAGTAACGGGTGCAACAGGCAATTTAGGCAAAACGACCATTAATTCCCTGTTAGACAGGGGTATAGCTACAACTGACATTACGGCATTAGTAAGAGATGAAACCAAAGCAACAGAATTAAAAGCAAAAGGAGTTCAGGTGAGGATTGGCGATTACCAAAATTTTGAATCGTTAAAAAGTGCGTTCCAAGGCGTGAACAAACTGTTGCTTGTCTCTTCTTCAGCAGACATCGACCGTAGATTTGAGCAGCACAAAAACGCCATTGATGCAGCCCAAGAAACCGGGGTCAGCCACATTATTTACACGAGCTTTGAGATGAACGATTTACGACAAAGCTCGATGACCGAAGATGTTCAATATCATGCGTATACAGCTGATTATCTAAAGCAAATAGGGGTTCCTTATACGTTAATGAACAACACGCTCTATGCGGACATGATTCCTATATTTGTTGGAAAGGATATCCTGGACAAGGGTGTTTCAATCCCTGCCGGAAACGGTAGAACCCCCTTTTTACCAATAGCAGAAATGGCTGAGGCATTAGCCGTTGTACTGACTACCCCAGGGCATGAAAATAAAGAGTACATCATCGCTGCAGAAACCGCTTTTTCTTTTGCAGAGATTGCTGACATACTATCAGCTATTACTGGAAAAACGATCGCTTATTACCAACCTGAAGCAAGTTCATATGTTGCACAGCTTGTGCAAACGGGTGTTTCCGAAGATGATGCAGCGTATGTTGCGAGGTTCAGTAGAGCAATTGCGAATGGGGAATTCAATACCAATAAAAGTGATGTGAAACACTTACTGGGTAGAAGCCCGATCAGGATAGAAGATTTTTTGAGAAACACATATAATAAATAA
- a CDS encoding winged helix-turn-helix transcriptional regulator, with product MIGGRWKLIILHVLYGHTRRFGEIIVRIPSISRKVLTQQLRELEGDGLISRKEYKECPPRVEYTLTDFGNSLCPLLTSIKAWRNGVGLLSSRQD from the coding sequence ATGATTGGGGGACGGTGGAAATTGATCATTTTGCACGTGCTATACGGGCATACTAGGCGTTTTGGAGAAATCATTGTTCGGATACCCTCTATTTCAAGAAAGGTGTTAACTCAACAATTGAGAGAGCTTGAAGGGGATGGCTTAATCAGTAGGAAAGAGTACAAGGAGTGTCCACCTCGGGTAGAGTATACACTCACCGACTTTGGCAATAGCCTTTGCCCTTTATTGACTTCTATAAAAGCTTGGAGAAACGGTGTTGGCTTATTGAGTTCAAGACAGGATTAA
- a CDS encoding ATP-binding protein: protein MQGPDRETMNTGVALCQAIRDQTGKIIDCRFLELNTAFEKFTGVNRQEAVGKAARDVFPILGPAWFDPYQQLINSGQTIRFVRFIPGWDRWLEMTAFFYGNDQFVVHYDEITARRQAQESQQQSQASLQMALDVAQLGTWSWNLLTNEGYLDARGAELIGLAPGYLANVAHAQMASIHPDDLARTEADVMAGIAQGVPFGLNYRVIHPDQSVHHIRSRFHVVTDPTGRPVELMGTNLDTTAEYELTTALRQSQEKQAFLLALSDALNALADPIQIETTAVRLLEDYLGDTQVQFSQMSGQEVIIHQVYGSHQPLRVDQFRLVTLGIKSPVSYRAGQVQVVTDVAMDAVHTLTERAELQAAQIGAYITVPLVKQQQWVATLRVHSSQARSWTSSEVELVQEAAVRTWAALERARSENALNQSQEQLRQLSSSLESQVQQRTEELAAANHELAVNNQALAEANGLLVRSNANLQTFAYIASHDLQEPLRKIQQFGDLLKTRYMDSTGEALVYLERMQMAASRMSTLIRDLLDYSRISTRRDESTPVSLQTIVATVLNTLDWTIQQTGAQIQVGPLPTLSGDASQLGQLFQNLLSNALKFRKPGVAPQIQILSCRVVARDLPKVFTPHRAVSGYHRIDVVDNGIGFEEKYLDRIFQVFQRLHGKNEFAGTGIGLAICEKVVTNHGGAITAASQSGQGATFSVYLPG from the coding sequence ATGCAAGGCCCGGACCGGGAGACGATGAACACTGGGGTTGCCCTTTGCCAGGCCATTCGGGATCAAACCGGAAAAATAATCGATTGCCGATTCCTTGAACTGAACACAGCGTTTGAGAAATTCACCGGTGTCAATCGTCAAGAAGCCGTTGGCAAAGCGGCCCGGGACGTATTCCCCATTCTTGGGCCGGCCTGGTTCGACCCCTACCAGCAACTCATCAATAGCGGGCAAACTATTCGCTTTGTGCGGTTTATCCCTGGATGGGACCGTTGGTTAGAGATGACGGCCTTTTTTTATGGCAATGACCAGTTTGTGGTTCATTACGACGAAATCACCGCCCGCCGACAGGCCCAGGAATCTCAGCAACAAAGTCAGGCCAGTCTACAAATGGCCCTGGATGTAGCCCAACTAGGCACCTGGAGTTGGAACCTGCTCACCAATGAGGGTTACCTGGATGCCCGGGGAGCGGAGCTAATCGGGCTGGCCCCCGGTTATCTAGCCAACGTAGCCCATGCCCAGATGGCCAGCATTCACCCCGACGATCTGGCCCGCACGGAAGCCGACGTAATGGCAGGTATTGCCCAGGGAGTACCCTTCGGTCTCAACTATCGGGTCATCCATCCGGATCAGAGCGTCCACCATATTCGCTCCCGCTTCCATGTGGTAACCGACCCGACGGGACGTCCCGTGGAACTGATGGGGACAAACCTGGACACAACGGCTGAATATGAACTGACAACAGCGCTACGCCAAAGCCAGGAGAAACAGGCCTTTTTACTTGCCCTGAGTGATGCCCTAAACGCCTTAGCGGATCCCATCCAGATTGAAACGACGGCCGTCCGGCTGCTGGAGGACTACCTGGGCGATACCCAGGTTCAGTTTAGCCAAATGAGCGGGCAAGAGGTGATCATTCATCAGGTCTACGGTAGCCATCAGCCACTCAGGGTCGATCAATTCCGCTTGGTAACCCTGGGCATAAAATCGCCTGTTTCCTACCGAGCGGGTCAGGTGCAGGTAGTTACCGATGTGGCAATGGATGCCGTCCATACACTGACCGAACGAGCAGAATTGCAAGCCGCTCAGATTGGCGCCTATATAACCGTTCCTCTGGTAAAGCAACAGCAGTGGGTTGCCACCCTGAGGGTACATAGTAGCCAGGCACGCTCCTGGACTTCGTCTGAGGTTGAACTGGTTCAGGAAGCGGCCGTCCGCACCTGGGCAGCCCTGGAACGGGCCCGCTCCGAGAACGCCCTGAACCAAAGCCAGGAGCAGCTTCGGCAGTTGTCATCGAGTTTGGAAAGCCAGGTGCAACAACGCACGGAGGAGTTGGCGGCTGCTAACCACGAACTGGCTGTCAATAACCAGGCCCTAGCCGAAGCCAATGGCTTGCTTGTTCGCTCGAACGCCAACCTACAAACCTTTGCCTACATTGCCAGCCACGATTTGCAGGAGCCTCTACGCAAGATTCAGCAGTTTGGGGATCTCTTGAAAACGCGTTACATGGACTCGACCGGCGAGGCACTGGTGTATCTGGAGCGGATGCAGATGGCGGCCTCCCGGATGTCGACCTTAATTCGGGACTTGCTGGATTATTCCCGTATTTCCACCCGGCGAGACGAGAGTACTCCCGTCTCGCTCCAGACCATTGTCGCCACCGTACTCAATACGTTGGACTGGACAATTCAGCAAACTGGGGCTCAGATTCAGGTGGGGCCGCTGCCTACGCTATCAGGTGATGCCTCCCAGCTAGGGCAGTTGTTCCAGAACCTGTTGAGTAATGCCCTTAAGTTTCGTAAGCCAGGTGTTGCTCCCCAGATTCAGATCCTGTCGTGTCGGGTGGTGGCCCGTGATTTACCGAAGGTCTTTACGCCCCACCGTGCGGTCAGCGGCTATCATCGGATTGACGTAGTGGATAACGGGATTGGTTTTGAGGAGAAATATCTGGATCGCATTTTCCAGGTCTTTCAGCGCTTGCACGGCAAAAACGAGTTTGCCGGTACGGGTATCGGACTGGCGATTTGTGAGAAGGTGGTGACCAATCACGGGGGGGCTATAACGGCCGCTAGCCAGTCCGGTCAGGGAGCCACGTTCAGCGTTTACTTACCCGGTTAA
- a CDS encoding sialidase family protein, translating into MHKVIKSIFCFSALLTLGLTGFATDTGKFSDTTRAYAVPTLTKTPKGSVALSWTEKDQDGIIHFYWAESTDKGKTFGDKKLIFSSAGIGSSRLMRPKLLFKKDGTPVTVFALRGTGTSQANQPTRPEASHANHEAAPAGHDHGMAHGDGPPKGATKGGGGRPSDLQIVYSYSNDQGTTWTKPTPVHTDKTPNIVRGFFDATVLANGEIGVAYLNDIEGQAHQRDMRFVSSKGNQFGTEHIIDPFVCDCCNISLLVDNTGTLNLYYRENQDNIRDIAKISSKDNGATFTKADILFKDNWQINGCPHSGPTSSVGAGTNLIAWFSGTQESPGIRVVNQQGKRLFVLEDPTAKNAYLVAAPKSSVLLWEQNQTSEAGINSIIAYKNIKADQNPATQFVKGALNGTNASGLVVANQLLIAYEIKHANNKNSMAVTQIDL; encoded by the coding sequence ATGCACAAAGTAATAAAATCCATTTTCTGCTTCAGCGCCCTGCTTACCCTGGGATTGACTGGCTTCGCGACTGACACGGGTAAATTCAGTGACACGACGCGGGCGTACGCCGTGCCAACGCTCACCAAAACACCTAAAGGGTCTGTCGCCTTATCGTGGACGGAGAAAGATCAGGATGGCATCATCCATTTCTATTGGGCCGAATCGACCGATAAAGGCAAGACGTTTGGCGACAAAAAGCTCATTTTCTCGTCGGCAGGCATTGGTAGCTCCCGGTTGATGCGGCCCAAGTTACTGTTCAAAAAAGATGGCACACCCGTTACGGTATTTGCCTTGCGCGGCACCGGCACTTCTCAGGCAAACCAGCCAACGCGCCCGGAAGCATCCCATGCCAATCATGAAGCCGCTCCGGCTGGCCACGACCACGGCATGGCGCATGGCGACGGCCCACCAAAAGGGGCAACAAAGGGCGGTGGTGGCCGACCAAGCGATTTGCAGATCGTCTACAGCTACTCCAACGATCAGGGCACTACCTGGACGAAGCCAACGCCAGTGCATACCGACAAAACACCCAATATTGTTCGGGGCTTTTTTGATGCTACGGTATTGGCCAATGGCGAAATTGGCGTAGCGTATCTGAACGACATTGAAGGCCAAGCGCACCAACGTGATATGCGGTTCGTCAGCTCGAAAGGGAATCAGTTCGGTACCGAACACATCATTGACCCCTTCGTGTGCGATTGCTGTAACATCAGCCTGCTGGTCGACAATACAGGTACATTGAATTTATACTACCGTGAGAATCAGGACAACATTCGTGATATTGCAAAGATAAGTTCGAAAGATAACGGCGCTACATTCACAAAAGCCGATATTCTTTTCAAGGATAACTGGCAGATCAACGGTTGCCCTCACTCGGGTCCAACATCGAGCGTTGGGGCGGGGACCAATCTCATTGCCTGGTTTTCCGGTACGCAGGAATCACCGGGTATTCGGGTGGTCAATCAGCAGGGCAAACGGTTGTTCGTCTTAGAGGATCCAACGGCGAAAAACGCCTATCTGGTAGCGGCCCCAAAATCATCAGTATTGCTTTGGGAGCAAAACCAGACATCTGAAGCGGGCATCAATTCAATTATTGCTTACAAAAACATCAAAGCGGACCAGAATCCAGCCACGCAGTTTGTGAAAGGAGCACTGAATGGCACTAACGCCAGCGGACTGGTAGTCGCCAATCAATTACTGATTGCTTACGAGATAAAGCATGCCAATAATAAAAATTCGATGGCGGTCACTCAAATCGACTTGTAA
- a CDS encoding TonB-dependent receptor: MVKTSDGTAASFVTIGFKEIRKGTTTAEDGSFQLTGINKGTYTLRVSFVGLQTQEKTISVQAGEVTTVDFTLLENTAQLNEVDVIATNKVVTMGKANLAPLDMPQMTGVVSSVVIEDQQISRLGDALKNVSGVSLTQQRGGVAETFSARGYSIGIAGAGGNIFKNGVITNTMGFPEASTLESVEVLKGSSSLLYGNVSGGLIVNMVTKKPKFNFGGEVSMRAGSYNLYKPVVDVYGPLAKNLAFRVVGTYEDAKSYRDVVKTNRVYVNPSLLYKLGQKTTILLQGDYLKSNLTPDNGIGSLNLNQDAIIPDVPRSRFINTTWAYNNLDQTTGSLNLDHAFNNNWKLTVIASAQGTKVTAYGAAVPNNNVAANGDWSRSLSRTQTAENDYTGQVNLNGRFMTGSLGHQLLVGSDLVGIVSQTNTFTITSNGVTVTTYDKINILDLNKYETRSDIPDARAISRTTSPSTRLGFYAQDLVSLTDKVKVLVGLRWSQQKTIQTTILNLINQAETRGTAETKTDAALSPKVALIYQPTRTTSFFGSYANNFTINTGVDISGQLLKPSIVDQYEVGIKNELLGGRLTANVGVYHIVNSNLAQMALVKADGSPNTDANVKEFTGQTTSDGLEVDLTGNLSKNLYFITGYGYNYMRYTKTSQAKGSFIEGERLTNNPAHTGNFTLFYTVDRSLFRGLKLGASAFYTGARYGGNNNTYGQTPEFSRLIPLTGFATFDLSAGYTYQKVSLLAKVSNITNELNYLIHDRYSIMPIPPRQFVTTLSYRF, from the coding sequence ATGGTTAAAACAAGCGATGGCACGGCCGCTTCGTTCGTTACTATTGGCTTTAAAGAGATCCGAAAAGGTACCACCACAGCCGAAGACGGGTCTTTTCAACTGACCGGTATCAACAAGGGCACTTATACCCTGCGTGTTAGCTTTGTAGGTCTGCAAACGCAGGAAAAGACGATTTCGGTGCAGGCAGGTGAGGTAACGACTGTCGATTTCACGCTGCTTGAAAACACAGCCCAACTAAACGAAGTGGACGTTATAGCCACCAACAAAGTCGTGACCATGGGTAAAGCGAATCTGGCACCGCTGGATATGCCCCAGATGACAGGCGTTGTCAGCAGCGTCGTTATTGAAGATCAACAGATTTCACGCCTTGGCGATGCGCTCAAAAATGTGAGTGGGGTTTCGTTGACCCAACAGCGGGGCGGTGTAGCCGAAACTTTTTCGGCCCGTGGATACAGTATCGGGATTGCGGGAGCAGGCGGTAACATTTTCAAAAACGGTGTCATCACAAATACAATGGGTTTCCCGGAGGCCAGCACGCTGGAGTCTGTCGAGGTACTGAAAGGTAGTTCGTCACTTTTGTACGGAAACGTGTCGGGTGGCCTGATCGTGAACATGGTTACCAAAAAACCCAAGTTTAATTTCGGGGGCGAGGTGTCCATGCGGGCAGGTAGCTACAATCTGTACAAGCCGGTTGTCGATGTATATGGCCCGCTGGCAAAAAATCTGGCATTTCGGGTGGTTGGTACCTATGAAGATGCTAAAAGCTACCGGGATGTGGTGAAAACCAACCGCGTTTATGTGAATCCATCTTTGCTATATAAACTTGGTCAGAAAACAACGATTCTGCTTCAGGGCGATTACCTGAAATCAAATTTAACCCCCGATAATGGCATTGGCTCCCTGAACCTAAACCAGGACGCCATTATTCCGGATGTTCCCCGGTCGCGGTTTATCAATACGACCTGGGCCTATAACAACCTGGACCAAACTACGGGCTCGCTTAACCTGGACCATGCATTTAACAACAACTGGAAGCTGACCGTCATCGCATCTGCTCAGGGCACGAAGGTAACGGCATATGGAGCAGCCGTACCGAACAACAATGTAGCGGCCAATGGTGACTGGAGTCGTTCGCTAAGCCGGACACAAACGGCAGAGAACGATTACACAGGCCAGGTTAACCTCAACGGTCGATTTATGACGGGCTCACTTGGTCACCAGCTTTTGGTTGGGAGTGACCTGGTCGGGATTGTGAGCCAGACCAATACGTTTACCATTACCAGTAATGGCGTTACCGTAACGACCTACGATAAGATCAACATTCTGGACCTGAACAAATACGAAACCCGTTCCGATATTCCGGATGCACGGGCTATTTCCCGGACGACGTCACCGTCAACCCGACTGGGTTTTTACGCCCAGGATCTGGTTAGTCTGACTGACAAAGTCAAGGTGCTGGTTGGTTTACGCTGGTCACAGCAAAAGACGATTCAGACGACCATTCTCAACCTGATCAATCAGGCTGAAACGAGAGGGACTGCCGAAACCAAGACGGATGCTGCCTTGTCGCCGAAGGTGGCCCTGATCTATCAACCCACCAGAACAACGTCGTTCTTCGGTAGCTATGCCAACAATTTCACCATCAATACGGGTGTCGACATCAGTGGCCAATTGCTGAAACCATCAATTGTTGATCAGTATGAAGTGGGCATAAAAAATGAGTTGTTAGGCGGACGGCTTACGGCCAATGTTGGTGTATACCACATCGTCAACAGCAATTTAGCGCAGATGGCGCTGGTTAAAGCGGATGGTTCGCCCAATACCGATGCTAACGTGAAAGAATTTACGGGCCAGACAACCAGCGACGGTCTGGAAGTTGACCTGACTGGCAACCTGTCAAAAAACCTGTATTTCATTACCGGATACGGGTACAACTACATGCGTTACACGAAAACATCGCAGGCCAAAGGCTCATTCATTGAAGGCGAACGCCTGACCAATAACCCGGCGCATACGGGCAATTTCACGCTCTTCTACACCGTTGACCGGTCGTTGTTTCGGGGTCTTAAACTAGGCGCATCGGCTTTCTACACGGGTGCCCGTTATGGCGGGAACAACAACACCTATGGGCAAACGCCGGAGTTTAGCCGCCTGATTCCATTAACTGGCTTTGCCACGTTCGACCTCTCGGCGGGGTACACGTATCAGAAGGTTTCACTGCTGGCTAAAGTCTCGAACATTACCAACGAATTAAATTACCTGATTCACGACCGCTACAGCATCATGCCGATTCCACCCCGGCAATTCGTTACAACCCTTTCCTATCGTTTCTAA
- a CDS encoding LytR/AlgR family response regulator transcription factor → MAFYADHEPVIASDLLSWPPLRVYTANAGTQWIPIADLVFLEGETSYTWLHWADGRRLLVPYTLKSFEAKLPSSWFVRLHRRYLVNRRFIDRVHNDLDGVAVYLTTGMKCPISRRKWPLVYQQIGCSKRRLNY, encoded by the coding sequence ATGGCTTTTTATGCTGATCATGAACCAGTGATTGCGTCTGATTTGCTCTCCTGGCCCCCCTTACGGGTATACACTGCCAACGCTGGAACTCAGTGGATACCCATTGCTGATTTGGTCTTTCTAGAAGGAGAAACAAGCTACACATGGTTACATTGGGCCGATGGGCGTCGACTGTTGGTACCTTACACCCTGAAGTCATTTGAGGCTAAATTACCATCAAGCTGGTTTGTGCGCTTGCATCGCCGGTATCTGGTCAATCGTCGATTTATAGATCGCGTGCATAATGACCTGGATGGGGTAGCTGTCTATCTGACAACTGGTATGAAATGTCCAATCTCACGTCGTAAATGGCCCCTGGTGTATCAACAGATAGGATGTTCAAAAAGACGTCTAAATTATTAA
- a CDS encoding cellulase family glycosylhydrolase, with protein sequence MNRLTTFLLLFISTFSLAQQTAEMGRWSPAKANAWYTKEPFLVGANYAPANAINELEMFQAETFDPATIDKELGMAEQIGMNTMRVFLHDLLWEDPAGFTKRLDQFLGICAKHKIRPMLVLFDSCWDPYPKLGKQHEPTPGIHNSGWVQSPGADALSDVSQYPRLEAYVKGVVGAFKKDKRILAWDVWNEPDNTNDNSYGQNHTIKTELSKPRKIAIVTRLLPHVFQWARAAGATQPLTSGVWVFRTPEEWQNPAKWTPMEKAQLENSDIITFHQYMSPETLEETIKAMLTFGRPVICTEYMARGVNSKFQSHLPIAKRAKVGMINWGFVAGKTQTFIPWDSWQKPYVNGREPSIWFHEVFKQDGTPYDPAEVAAIKQATGK encoded by the coding sequence ATGAATCGTTTAACCACATTCCTCCTTCTTTTCATCTCTACCTTTTCGCTGGCGCAGCAAACCGCCGAAATGGGCCGATGGTCGCCAGCAAAAGCAAATGCCTGGTATACCAAAGAACCATTTCTGGTCGGGGCAAACTATGCGCCGGCCAACGCCATAAACGAACTGGAAATGTTTCAGGCAGAAACGTTTGACCCGGCGACTATCGACAAAGAACTGGGCATGGCCGAACAGATTGGCATGAATACCATGCGCGTCTTTTTACATGATTTACTTTGGGAAGACCCTGCCGGTTTCACCAAACGGCTCGACCAGTTCTTGGGAATTTGTGCCAAGCACAAGATTCGGCCAATGCTGGTGTTATTCGATTCTTGCTGGGACCCCTACCCAAAGCTGGGCAAGCAGCACGAACCAACGCCTGGTATCCACAATTCGGGTTGGGTACAAAGCCCGGGTGCCGATGCGCTCAGCGATGTTTCGCAGTACCCTCGTCTGGAAGCGTATGTAAAGGGCGTGGTGGGCGCGTTCAAAAAAGACAAGCGTATTCTGGCCTGGGATGTCTGGAATGAGCCAGACAACACCAACGACAACAGTTATGGCCAGAACCACACGATCAAAACGGAGCTATCGAAACCTCGTAAGATAGCGATTGTTACGAGACTGTTACCGCATGTATTCCAATGGGCCCGGGCCGCCGGCGCCACGCAACCCCTGACCTCAGGGGTGTGGGTGTTCCGAACCCCTGAAGAATGGCAAAATCCAGCCAAATGGACGCCCATGGAAAAGGCGCAACTGGAGAACTCAGATATTATCACGTTTCACCAGTACATGAGCCCCGAAACGCTGGAGGAGACCATAAAGGCAATGCTTACTTTTGGCCGCCCGGTTATCTGCACGGAATACATGGCGCGGGGCGTCAACAGCAAGTTCCAGTCCCACCTGCCCATTGCTAAGCGAGCGAAAGTTGGCATGATCAACTGGGGGTTTGTGGCGGGTAAAACTCAAACATTTATCCCGTGGGACAGCTGGCAGAAACCCTATGTGAACGGTCGCGAGCCATCCATCTGGTTTCATGAGGTCTTTAAACAGGATGGAACCCCTTACGATCCGGCCGAAGTAGCGGCCATTAAACAGGCTACGGGTAAGTGA